One genomic window of Salvia miltiorrhiza cultivar Shanhuang (shh) chromosome 4, IMPLAD_Smil_shh, whole genome shotgun sequence includes the following:
- the LOC131022073 gene encoding cation transporter HKT1;5-like, with amino-acid sequence MEHFYGYIDKMQSLYSSSWKLTSLAYRLLISKCNAFFTSILYFLSISSLGFVMLKSCNPRTTSYAPSNIDLLFTSVSAATASSMMTVEMEVFSQQQLIVMTALMLLGGEIFTSICFTAKPSSDHQIHDLSRSLTLRNDSIKYLGILVLGYVAVIQILGVASLLTYLSLVSSAGSVLRRKGIKPSIFAVFTIVSTFANCGFIPTNENLIVFSGNTGLLLILIPQILLGNTLFPLALRGVIWGLGKRFKRNEAEYLLRNSREVGFPHLLPRRESLLLAATAVGFVFAASVLFSAMEWYAVGLDGLNSYRKVVGVVFQCANARHAGENIVDLSTIAPAVLLFFILMMYLPPYTSFVPIKRGDQVEDPSNSQEKEKRKRHILVDNFAFSQLSYVAIFIILICVTERKSLKEDPINFSVLNIAFEVISAYGNVGLTTGYSCDRQLRADPKCVSKWYGLAGKWSDEAKLILIVVMFYGRLKKFNIKGGRAWKLL; translated from the exons ATGGAGCACTTCTATGGCTACATAGACAAAATGCAAAGCCTTTACAGTAGCTCATGGAAGCTAACCAGCCTCGCTTACCGCCTTCTCATCTCCAAATGCAACGCCTTCTTCACATCTATTCTCTACTTCCTCTCCATCTCCTCACTCGGCTTCGTGATGCTCAAATCATGCAATCCCCGAACGACGTCGTACGCGCCCAGCAACATCGACTTGCTCTTCACATCCGTGTCGGCGGCCACCGCGTCGAGCATGATGACGGTGGAGATGGAGGTTTTCTCGCAGCAGCAGCTCATCGTGATGACGGCGCTGATGCTCCTCGGCGGCGAGATCTTCACCTCCATCTGCTTCACCGCAAAGCCTTCCTCCGATCATCAAATTCACGATCTATCTCGATCGTTAACTCTCAGAAACGATTCGATTAAATATTTGGGGATTTTGGTTCTAGGTTATGTGGCGGTGATACAGATTCTCGGCGTCGCGTCTCTGCTGACGTATCTCTCCCTCGTCTCGAGCGCGGGGAGCGTGCTGAGGAGGAAAGGGATCAAGCCTTCGATTTTCGCGGTTTTCACGATCGTCTCGACCTTCGCGAACTGCGGATTCATCCCCACGAATGAGAACTTGATCGTATTCAGTGGAAACACGGGGCTCCTGCTGATTCTCATTCCTCAGATCCTTCTCGGAAACACGCTGTTTCCGTTGGCTTTGAGGGGGGTGATTTGGGGGCTGGGGAAGAGGTTTAAGAGGAATGAGGCTGAATATTTGCTGCGGAATTCGAGGGAGGTGGGATTTCCGCACCTGCTTCCTCGCCGGGAATCGCTGCTGCTGGCGGCGACGGCGGTGGGATTTGTTTTCGCGGCTTCGGTGTTGTTTTCCGCGATGGAATGGTATGCGGTGGGGTTAGATGGGCTGAATAGTTACCGGAAAGTGGTGGGCGTCGTTTTCCAATGCGCCAACGCTAGGCATGCCGGTGAGAATATTGTTGATCTCTCGACGATCGCCCCCGCCGTCTTGCTGTTTTTCATCCTCATGAT GTACCTTCCACCGTATACATCATTTGTACCTATTAAAAGAGGCGATCAAGTTGAAGACCCATCAAATTCacaagaaaaagagaaaaggaaACGACACATTTTGGTAGACAACTTTGCATTTTCACAGCTTTCTTATGTGGCTattttcatcattctcattTGCGTTACGGAGAGGAAAAGCCTAAAAGAGGATCCAATCAACTTCAGCGTGTTGAATATAGCATTTGAAGTGATAAG TGCGTACGGGAATGTGGGGTTGACAACTGGGTATAGTTGCGATCGACAGCTAAGAGCAGATCCAAAATGTGTGAGCAAATGGTACGGACTTGCCGGAAAATGGAGTGATGAAGCCAAACTAATCCTAATAGTAGTCATGTTTTACGGTAGATTGAAGAAGTTCAACATCAAGGGAGGCCGAGCATGGAAGCTCTTATAA